From one Streptomyces mobaraensis genomic stretch:
- a CDS encoding dihydrofolate reductase family protein — MRTLISTAFISLDGVVEAPGGEPGYRNAGWTFKDVEFLPEAFEIKGREQEEATAMLLGRTSYEAFGAVWPDMEDFAGYKVMPKYVVSTTLAESDLVTNWGETTILRSLDEVAALKETEGGPIIVHGSATLNRSLSDAGLIDRYHLLVFPLLLGAGKRLFSTTDKDTQKLRLVEHEAYANGLQKNVFDVVR; from the coding sequence ATGCGCACCCTGATCAGCACCGCCTTCATCTCGCTCGACGGCGTCGTGGAAGCCCCGGGCGGCGAGCCCGGCTACCGGAACGCCGGGTGGACGTTCAAGGACGTGGAGTTCCTGCCCGAGGCGTTCGAGATCAAGGGTCGGGAGCAGGAGGAGGCCACCGCGATGCTGCTGGGCCGGACGAGTTACGAGGCGTTCGGCGCCGTGTGGCCGGACATGGAGGACTTCGCCGGTTACAAGGTGATGCCGAAGTACGTCGTCTCCACGACGCTCGCCGAGAGCGACCTGGTGACGAACTGGGGCGAGACCACGATCCTGCGCTCCCTCGACGAGGTCGCCGCGCTGAAGGAGACCGAAGGCGGCCCGATCATCGTCCACGGCAGTGCCACCCTGAACCGGAGCCTGTCGGACGCCGGGCTGATCGACCGCTACCACCTGCTCGTCTTCCCGCTGCTGCTGGGCGCGGGCAAGCGCCTGTTCAGCACCACGGACAAGGACACCCAGAAGCTGCGGCTGGTGGAGCACGAGGCGTACGCCAACGGCCTGCAGAAGAACGTGTTCGACGTCGTCCGCTGA
- a CDS encoding PIG-L deacetylase family protein — MPDHTTPQQLQPMPTDWRRALAVVAHPDDLEYGASAAIAAWLDEGRTCAYVLATRGEAGIDTLSPAEAGPLREREQRESAAAVGVDTVEFLDHADGVIEYGTALRRDIAAAVRRHRPELVLTLNHHDTWGGVAWNTPDHRAVGRATLDAVADAGNRWIFPELVDDGLTPWNGVRYVAVAGSPQPTHAVDASAGLDRAVASLLCHRTYIEALTDEEPERYCRTFLEGNMAAAGERFGGRPAVAFELFSR, encoded by the coding sequence ATGCCGGACCACACCACCCCCCAGCAGCTCCAGCCCATGCCCACCGACTGGCGGCGTGCCCTCGCCGTCGTCGCCCACCCCGACGACCTCGAGTACGGCGCGTCCGCCGCCATCGCCGCCTGGCTCGACGAGGGACGCACCTGCGCCTACGTCCTGGCGACGCGCGGCGAGGCGGGCATCGACACCCTGAGCCCCGCCGAGGCCGGACCGCTGCGCGAACGCGAGCAGCGGGAGAGCGCCGCGGCCGTGGGCGTGGACACCGTCGAATTCCTCGACCACGCGGACGGCGTCATCGAGTACGGCACCGCGCTGCGCCGCGACATCGCCGCCGCCGTCCGCCGCCACCGCCCCGAACTCGTCCTCACCCTCAACCACCACGACACCTGGGGCGGGGTCGCCTGGAACACCCCCGACCACCGGGCCGTCGGCCGGGCCACCCTGGACGCCGTCGCCGACGCCGGGAACCGCTGGATCTTCCCCGAGCTCGTCGACGACGGCCTGACCCCGTGGAACGGCGTGCGCTACGTGGCCGTCGCCGGCTCGCCCCAACCGACCCACGCGGTGGACGCGAGCGCCGGCCTCGACCGCGCGGTGGCGTCGCTGCTCTGCCACCGCACCTACATCGAGGCGCTCACGGACGAGGAGCCGGAGCGCTACTGCCGGACCTTCCTGGAGGGCAACATGGCGGCGGCGGGGGAGCGCTTCGGAGGCCGGCCGGCGGTCGCGTTCGAACTCTTCAGCCGGTGA
- the dhaM gene encoding dihydroxyacetone kinase phosphoryl donor subunit DhaM: MEPQAAEVAPDTLSAPDAPSAPGRVGVVLVSHSRDLAAATAGLATALVGTGDPVPVALAGGLPDGGIGTSAELVRAAVEEAGEGAGVVVLCDMGSAVLTVKSLLGTGELADARLVDAPFVEGAVAAVVTASAGGDLAAVLAAAEDARTYRKL, from the coding sequence GTGGAGCCGCAGGCCGCCGAGGTCGCCCCGGACACCCTGAGCGCCCCGGACGCCCCCTCCGCCCCCGGCCGCGTCGGCGTCGTCCTCGTGTCGCACAGCCGGGACCTGGCCGCCGCCACGGCCGGCCTGGCCACGGCGCTGGTCGGGACCGGTGACCCGGTGCCCGTCGCGCTCGCCGGCGGGCTGCCCGACGGGGGGATCGGGACCAGCGCCGAGCTGGTCAGGGCGGCCGTCGAGGAGGCCGGTGAAGGGGCCGGCGTGGTGGTCCTGTGCGACATGGGCAGCGCGGTGCTCACCGTGAAGTCCCTGCTCGGCACCGGTGAACTGGCGGACGCCCGGCTGGTGGACGCCCCGTTCGTCGAGGGTGCCGTCGCCGCCGTGGTGACGGCCTCGGCGGGCGGCGACCTGGCCGCCGTCCTGGCGGCGGCCGAGGACGCCCGTACCTACCGCAAGCTCTAG